The following are encoded in a window of Panicum virgatum strain AP13 chromosome 5N, P.virgatum_v5, whole genome shotgun sequence genomic DNA:
- the LOC120673227 gene encoding uncharacterized protein LOC120673227: protein MGRDAKETRRRSRKRSCDASPSSDSDSSDSPSSASSPSSSPERRSRSSKRNRSSSSSHRHRHSRKNSGRSRSSRDEERRRRRRRRRDEERRRRGGDEGSSGSGSEEEEEDRAAAAEEAREIVRDILGEFPAVAGELRQLLQMIDTGEGIDISGISDKPLVKRLKKLFRSLRLKESATGAYLLPPKNVPTLDIVGPLLLASSELTDDKNVKSVSPDREELPSSNFDVQNKDKDDTMAEGPKIFGVEDEPPKRRIIGPAMPSRELLAAAAEMTEALRCRDAELEADDDLLIGPPPPAVVAEAASANEAERFEEVTRILAADTNSPYDVLGVNWKMSADNMKKRYWKLSLLVHPDKCPHPSAQEAFVKLNNAFKDLQDPDKRGAIDEKIKKKEEMEQFEIELKAMREAAEWRRLQGISLAGDEELLAGPKEAQAPKRDEWMTTLPPERKAGVPMHSTTSFSMNGKEGRGDTSVWTDTPLDRAQKAQQSYLEAYNKTKAIAEGDDVKSKNLDVSIVDKYNTSKRSVSLVQKHRESKKEKKKQKQHEKEDWEGNHPWKPWDREKDLTAGRQKVELDAENMSQGLSSRFASGAVQRNFL from the exons ATGGGAAGAGACGCGAAGgagaccaggcgccgcagccgtAAGAGATCCTGCGACGCATCCCCCTCCTCGGACTCCGATTCATCCGATTCgccttcctccgcctcctccccgagCAGCAGCCCCgagcgccgcagccgcagcagcaagCGGAATaggtcctcctcctcgtcgcaccgccaccgccacagcCGCAAGAACAGTGGCCGGTCGCGGAGCTCCCGCGACGAggagcgcaggcggcggcgtcggagaAGGCGGGACGAGGAGCGTAGGCGGCGCGGGGGCGATGAAGGGTCCTCCGGCTCGGGgtccgaggaggaggaagaggatagAGCGGCGGCTGCGGAGGAGGCGCGCGAGATCGTCCGAGATATCCTCGGGGAATTCCCCGCTGTCGCCGGAGAGCTCCGTCAG CTTCTCCAAATGATAGACACTGGTGAAGGCATTGACATTTCTGGAATCTCCGACAAGCCATTGGTGAAGCGCTTGAAGAAGCTTTTCAGATCTCTGAGACTGAAAGAAAGTGCAACTGGGGCTTACTTGCTGCCCCCAAAAAATGTTCCTACACTTGATATTGTTGGACCATTATTATTAGCAAGTTCTGAACTTACAGACGACAAAAATGTGAAGTCAGTATCACCTGATAGAGAAGAATTACCATCATCTAACTTTGATGTGCAAAATAAAGATAAAGATGATACTATGGCTGAAGGGCCAAAAATTTTTGGGGTGGAAGATGAACCTCCTAAAAGAAG GATAATTGGCCCTGCAATGCCATCTCGTGAGTTACTGGCTGCAGCAGCTGAAATGACAGAGGCTCTTAGGTGCCG GGATGCTGAACTGGAAGCTGATGATGATTTGCTCATAGGGCCCCCACCACCTGCAGTAGTTGCAGAAGCTGCATCTGCAAATGAAGCTGAGCGATTTGAAGAG GTTACTCGAATATTAGCTGCTGATACAAATTCACCATATGATGTTCTGGGGGTAAATTGGAAGATGTCAGCTGATAACATGAAGAAAAG GTATTGGAAGTTGTCTCTTTTAGTGCATCCAGACAAATGTCCTCATCCTTCAGCACAGGAGGCGTTTGTGAAACTGAACAATGCCTTCAAAGACTTACAAGACCCTGATAAG AGAGGTGCAATCGATGAGAAGATAAAGAAGAAAGAGGAGATGGAACAATTTGAG ATTGAGCTTAAAGCAATGCGTGAAGCTGCCGAATGGAGACGATTACAAG GTATATCACTTGCTGGTGATGAGGAACTTTTAGCAGGTCCTAAGGAGGCACAGGCACCTAAGAGAGATGAATGGATGACCACGTTGCCACCTGAGAGAAAA GCAGGAGTGCCTATGCACTCTACTACATCATTTAGTATGAATGGTAAAGAAGGACGAGGAGACACAAGTGTCTGGACTGATACTCCTCTTGATAGAGCAcagaaagcacaacaaag CTATTTAGAAGCCTACAATAAAACAAAGGCGATTGCAGAAGGAGATGACGTGAAGAGCAAAAACCTGGATGTTTCAATCGTAGATAAATACAATACCTCTAAAAGATCAGTGTCTCTTGTGCAGAAGCACAGAGAGagcaaaaaggagaaaaagaaacaaaagcagCACGAGAAAGAAGATTGGGAGGGAAACCACCCTTGGAAGCCATGGGACCGTGAGAAGGATCTCACCGCTGGGAGGCAAAAGGTTGAGTTAGATGCGGAGAACATGTCACAAGGACTGTCTTCCCGTTTCGCATCTGGGGCTGTGCAGAGAAACTTCCTGTGA
- the LOC120672254 gene encoding uncharacterized protein LOC120672254 codes for MLQEFVDNVIAVTKESVKTFTYESLNNIARFINGISALLLTLLPGKGNILEGISGWELKPALRGPRLPRWMESGVSSFNQFIHELSVDSDTESVADSITGDDDNEEFVCPPSPLSQSSRLSHASSFSRRDRRLRRHIIYAVSWILWPLKFFISLLLILFNAIKYRIVRSFAKSAESPHLSRNSPGKRSFHIRDQFLQRTTDRRRGVFEDLHLAIEIFIESVFDIVHKGAHYILSPTEVWQKLFCWIHGSGRDNSPVVDVPTANVGSDNPIPTERKTVYRHSLNTDSRTCEDVITELGYPFEAIKVVTSDGYVLLLERIPRRDSRKVVLLQHGILDSSMGWVSNGVVGSPAFAAYDQGYDVFLGNLRGLVSREHIDKSISSYKYWKYSVNEHGTKDMPAIIEEIHKIKISELGTSQPLSGQETEDQNDKIKKLEVHTSQEDSAEDQPYKLCAVCHSLGGAVMLMYVVTSRIAQKPHRLSRLVLLSPAGFHEDSNVVFSMVEKLILFVGPILAPIIPGLYIPTRFFRMLLNKLARDFHNYPALGGLVQTLMGYVVGGDSSNWVGVLGLPHYNMDDMPGVSFHVALHLAQIKRAKKFQMYDYGSPAANIEAYGTPEPLDLGAHYALIDIPMDLVAGQRDRVISPSMVKKHYKLMRKSGVEVSYNEFEYAHLDFTFSHREELLSYVMSRLLLVTDPGKAHIKQTSLRLRKPKKVQSEIEENVECRAKEEADELSRCA; via the exons ATGCTGCAGGAGTTCGTCGACAACGTCATCGCCGTCACCAAGGA ATCTGTGAAGACATTCACATACGAGTCACTGAACAACATCGCAAGGTTCATAAATGGAATATCAGCACTCTTATTGACTCTATTACCTGGAAAAGGCAACATTTTAGAAGGGATCAGTGGCTGGGAACTTAAGCCAGCTCTTCGTGGGCCACGTCTCCCTCGTTGGATGGAAAG TGGGGTCTCTTCATTTAATCAGTTCATCCATGAACTTTCTGTTGATTCTGATACTGAATCAGTTGCTGATTCTATCACTGGAGATGATGATAATGAAGAGTTTGTCTGCCCTCCCTCTCCATTATCCCAAAGTTCACGACTATCACATGCGAGCAGCTTCAGTAGACGTGATCGCCGATTGAGGAGGCATATCATATATGCAGTTTCCTGGATTCTTTGGCCATTGAAATTCTTCATATCTTTGTTACTTATACTGTTCAATGCCATCAAGTATCGGATTGTAAGATCATTTGCTAAAAGTGCAGAAAGCCCTCATCTTTCAAGAAATAGTCCTGGAAAAAGATCGTTTCATATAAGGGATCAGTTTCTCCAACGCACAACTGATAGGAGGCGTGGAGTTTTTGAG GATCTCCATCTGGCAATTGAGATTTTCATTGAATCAGTCTTTGACATTGTTCACAAAGGAGCACATTATATTCTCTCTCCTACAGAAGTGTGGCAGAAGTTATTTTGCTGGATTCATGGAAGCGGCCGTGACAATAGTCCTGTTGTTGATGTACCAACAGCTAATGTTGGCAGTGATAATCCAATTCCAACTGAGAGGAAAACTGTGTATCGTCATTCTTTGAATACAGATTCCCGAACATGTGAGGATGTTATTACTGAGCTTGG TTATCCATTTGAGGCTATAAAGGTTGTTACTTCAGATGGGTATGTTCTATTATTGGAGAGAATTCCAAG GCGTGATTCACGGAAGGTTGTCTTGTTACAACATGGAATACTGGACTCGTCTATGGG TTGGGTGTCTAATGGTGTTGTTGGCTCGCCAGCATTTGCAGCTTATGATCAAG GTTATGATGTTTTTCTTGGAAATCTTCGAGGCTTGGTCTCAAGAGAGCATATAGATAAAAGTATTTCTTCTTACAA ATACTGGAAGTATTCTGTTAACGAGCATGGAACAAAAGATATGCCTGCAATAATTGAGGAAATCCACAAGATTAAAATTTCAGAACTTGGCACAAGTCAGCCTTTATCAGGACAGGAGACAGAAGATCAAAATGATAAGATAAAAAAATTGGAAGTACACACTTCGCAGGAAGACAGTGCAGAAGATCAACCTTACAAGCTTTGTGCTGTATGCCACAGCTTGGGAGGTGCAGTTATGTTGATGTATGTGGTGACGTCAAGGATCGCACAGAAGCCCCATAGGTTGTCGAGACTAGTCCTGCTATCTCCTGCAGGTTTCCATGAGGATTCGAATGTGGTGTTCAGTATGGTGGAGAAGCTCATTCTGTTTGTTGGTCCAATACTTGCACCGATAATACCTGGCCTTTACATACCAACTCGATTCTTTAGGATGCTTCTGAACAAATTAGCTAGGGATTTCCATAACTATCCAGCTTTGGGTGGACTCGTCCAAACCCTTATGGGTtatgttgttggtggtgacagTTCAAATTGGGTGGGAGTACTCGGTCTGCCCCACTACAACATGGATGACATGCCTGGTGTATCATTTCATGTGGCACTTCACCTTGCCCAGATAAAGAGGGCAAAGAAGTTCCAAATGTATGACTATGGCAGCCCTGCAGCAAATATTGAAGCGTATGGAACCCCAGAGCCATTGGACCTGGGAGCACACTATGCTCTCATTGACATCCCTATGGATTTGGTCGCTGGGCAGAGGGACAGAGTTATCTCACCATCCATGGTAAAGAAGCACTACAAGCTGATGCGGAAATCTGGAGTGGAGGTCTCATATAATGAATTTGAGTATGCTCACTTGGATTTCACATTCTCGCATAGGGAGGAGCTTTTGTCCTATGTTATGTCCCGCCTACTTTTAGTAACTGATCCAGGTAAAGCCCACATCAAGCAGACTAGTTTGCGCCTCAGGAAGCCGAAGAAAGTTCAGTCAGAAATCGAGGAGAACGTGGAGTGTAGAGCCAAGGAGGAAGCGGATGAATTATCTCGATGTGCCTGA